The following proteins are encoded in a genomic region of Peromyscus maniculatus bairdii isolate BWxNUB_F1_BW_parent chromosome 12, HU_Pman_BW_mat_3.1, whole genome shotgun sequence:
- the LOC102910997 gene encoding olfactory receptor 5H19-like, protein MGTENTTLLSQFVLTGLSHQPQWKIPLFLLFLVIYLITIVGNLGLITLIWNDPGLHIPMYLFLGCLAFVDTWLSSTVTPKMLLTFIDKSKLISLSECMIQFFSFVMCATMECFLLAAMAYDRYAAICKPLLYPVIMTNRLCVRLIALTFVTGILHASIHEGMLFRLTFCNSNVIHHFYCDVMPLLKISCTDPSLNYLIIFIFSGSIQVFTISTILGSYTFVLCTVLKKKSSRGVKKAFSTCGAHLLSVSLYYGSLLFMYLLPGSQKVQDEDMRDSVFYTVIIPVMNPVIYSLRNKQITDSLAKFLKRNA, encoded by the coding sequence ATGGGAACAGAGAATACAACACTTCTGTCACAATTTGTTCTCACAGGACTCAGTCACCAACCACAGTGGAAAATCCCCCTGTTCCTGCTGTTCTTGGTGATCTATCTCATCACCATTGTGGGGAACCTTGGTCTGATCACTCTCATCTGGAATGACCCTGGCCTTCACATCCCCATGTACCTATTTCTAGGGTGTTTAGCCTTTGTGGATACTTGGTTATCATCCACAGTCACACCAAAGATGCTGCTCACTTTCATAGATAAGAGTAAActgatctctctctctgaatGCATGATAcagtttttttcatttgtaatgtGTGCAACCATGGAATGTTTTCTCTTGGCAGCAATGGCCTATGATCGCTATGCAGCCATATGCAAGCCTTTACTCTACCCAGTGATCATGACAAATAGACTGTGTGTACGTCTCATAGCCTTGACCTTTGTAACTGGAATTCTTCATGCTTCAATTCATGAAGGCATGTTATTCAGATTAACCTTCTGCAATTCCAACGTAATACATCACTTTTACTGTGATGTTATGCCACTGCTAAAGATTTCCTGCACTGACCCTTCTCTTAATTACCTAATAATCTTTATTTTCTCTGGCTCAATCCAAGTATTCACTATTTCAACTATTCTAGGCTCCTACACATTTGTTCTGTGTacagtcttaaaaaagaaatctagcaGAGGCGTAAAGAAAGCCTTTTCCACCTGTGGTGCCCACCTCTTATCTGTGTCTTTATACTATGGCTCTCTTCTCTTCATGTATCTGCTTCCTGGATCTCAAAAAGTGCAGGATGAAGACATGAGGGACTCTGTATTCTACACTGTCATAATCCCTGTGATGAATCCAGTTATCTACAGTCTGAGAAACAAGCAAATCACAGATTCACTGGCAAAATTCTTAAAGAGAAATGCTT